One window of the Microplitis demolitor isolate Queensland-Clemson2020A chromosome 10, iyMicDemo2.1a, whole genome shotgun sequence genome contains the following:
- the LOC106693789 gene encoding uncharacterized protein LOC106693789, translating to MNHSDNILCNISKQSYMAHVIREAKLIVWDECTMAHKNVIEALNRTLKDIRNSDRIMGGITVVLASDFRQTLPVVPRGTRADEVKACLKSSVLWPHVNVLSLKINMRVHIQHDLRAEEFSKLLIDIGNGQISEVDGRISIPDNLGDIVDDLTTLTDKIYPDINKIGVNCSSWLKERAILTPTNDSANSINNYLIEKLSTNQMKYKSIDTVVEVDDAVHYPVEFLHTLNPPGIPSHILNLKIGAPIMLLRNLNPPKLCNGKHEGEVVFIPRIPLVPSDYHFNFKRLQFPVRVCYAMTINKAQGQSLKLAGVDLRHDCFSHGQFYVACSRVSSPDNLIILQPEKKTKNIVYKEVLSFLTPEKYCLFVGEYLLMNPPHQEFLIREFGLSPNTYSDWSSFIREVWEYLVIENSDEKIGGRGKIVEIDKAKFGKRKYNRGRVIDGEWIFSGIERETNKVFMETVPDRTQKTLLEVIKRKIRPHTTIISDCWRAYDCLEDEGFKHLKVNHSLNFVNPEEEEVILDDPKIL from the exons ATGAATCATTCTGATAATATTCTATGCAATATTTCTAAGCAGAGTTATATGGCTCACGTTATCAGAGAAGCAAAACTGATAGTATGGGATGAATGCACTATGGCTcacaaaaatgttattgaaGCTCTCAACAGAACTCTTAAGGATATAAGAAATAGTGACCGAATAATGGGTGGAATAACTGTTGTTTTAGCTAGTGACTTCAGACAAACTTTACCTGTTGTACCACGAGGTACACGTGCAGATGAAGTCAAAGCCTGTCTCAAATCCTCAGTTTTATGGCCTCATGTTAACGTACtgtctttgaaaattaatatgcgCGTTCATATACAACATGATTTGAGAGCAGaagaattttcaaagttaCTCATTGATATAGGGAATGGACAAATTTCAGAAGTTGACGGACGAATAAGTATTCCGGATAACCTAGGTGATATTGTTGATGATTTAACTACATTAACTGATAAAATATACCcagatatcaataaaattggaGTTAATTGCTCTTCATGGCTAAAAGAAAGAGCTATTCTGACTCCAACGAATGATTCAGCGAATAGCATTAACAACTATCTTATAGAAAAGCTATCAACTAATCAGATGAAGTATAAATCTATTGATACAGTCGTAGAAGTTGATGATGCTGTCCATTATCCTGTCGAGTTCTTACATACACTCAATCCACCCGGAATACCATCTCATATTCTCAATCTTAAAATTGGAGCACCAATAATGTTACTGCGCAATTTGAATCCTCCAAAACTATGTAACG GTAAACATGAAGGAGAAGTCGTATTTATTCCAAGAATTCCTTTGGTTCCATCTGACTACCATTTCAACTTCAAACGTCTACAATTTCCTGTTAGGGTTTGCTATGCTATGACTATCAATAAAGCGCAGGGGCAGAGTTTAAAATTAGCTGGTGTAGATTTGAGACATGATTGTTTTTCTCATGGTCAGTTTTACGTGGCATGCTCAAGAGTCAGTTCACCGGACAACTTGATTATTCTTCAACCAGAGAAAAAGACGAAAAACATTGTTTACAAGGAAGTTTTAAGTTT TTTGACACCTGAAAAGTACTGCCTATTCGTCGgtgaatatttattgatgaatCCTCCTCATCAAGAGTTTTTAATACGCGAGTTCGGTTTATCACCCAATACTTACTCCGATTGGAGTTCTTTCATCAGAGAAGTATGGGAGTATTTGGTGATTGAAAATTCTGATGAAAAAATTGGAGGTCGAGGAAAAATTGTGGAGATAGATAAAGCTAAGTTCGGCAAGCGGAAATATAATCGTGGAAGAGTCATTGATGGTGAGTGGATATTTAGCGGAATTGAACGTGAAACCAATAAAGTGTTTATGGAGACTGTTCCTGACCGCACCCAAAAAACACTTTTAGAGGTCATTAAGCGTAAAATTCGTCCACATACCACTATCATCTCTGATTGCTGGCGTGCTTATGATTGCTTGGAAGACGAag GTTTCAAACATCTTAAAGTTAATCactcattaaattttgtgaacccggaagaagaagaagttaTTCTCGAcgatccaaaaattttatga